The Macaca nemestrina isolate mMacNem1 chromosome 6, mMacNem.hap1, whole genome shotgun sequence genome window below encodes:
- the LOC139363664 gene encoding LOW QUALITY PROTEIN: uncharacterized protein (The sequence of the model RefSeq protein was modified relative to this genomic sequence to represent the inferred CDS: inserted 4 bases in 3 codons; deleted 2 bases in 1 codon; substituted 2 bases at 2 genomic stop codons), protein PATVPPRMLAAAPGAGXSMIRQPSPPFLPQWNLHPAPCPTCPSPPHLLVPSTPFPLLSSNSHPLWCPPXAEPLASMVPLFPXVIHCHSNPPVLMEHGSSQTVPSLHLILDTVLAGVCSHTDDPVLYPQLSSXCPQPLLLHRHPDHAGPLFLXSICSPLLLCSLTQLLHLMEAPGTQVVPSHSKSMSPASKELGPCAAAPSPTTFLRPPVMKKEKPMRIVPIFSPRNKGTFIIRFGTFYTRK, encoded by the exons CCGGCCACGGTGCCACCTAGGATGCTGGCTGCGGCACCAGGAGCTG ACTCTATGATCCGCCAGCCTTCGCCTCCCTTCCTGCCCCAGTGGAACCTGCATCCTGCACCCTGCCCCACCTGTCCCAGCCCTCCTCATCTCCTTGTCCCTTCCACACCgttccctctcctttcttcaaACTCGCATCCCCTCTGG TGCCCACCATAGGCTGAGCCTCTGGCCTCCATGGTCCCCCTTTTTC CTGTCATCCACTGTCACTCCAACCCTCCTGTCCTCATGGAACATGGCAGCTCCCAAACTGTCCCTTCTCTCCACCTTATTCTTGACACCGTCCTGGCTGGTGTCTGCAGTCACACGGATGACCCAGTACTTTATCCCCAGCTCTCCTCCTGATGCCCACAGCCTCTGCTTCTGCACCGCCATCCGGATCATGCCGGGCCCCTTTTCCT CTCTATCTGCTCACCTCTTCTCTTGTGCTCTCTGACCCAGCTACTCCACCTGATGGAGGCGCCTGGGACACAGGTGGTCCCATCTCATTCCAAATCCATGTCCCCAGCCTCCAAAGAACTGGGACCCTGTGCAGCAGCCCCTTCTCCCACCACTTTCCTGAGACCGCCagtcatgaaaaaagaaaaacctatgcGTATAGTACCCATCTTTTCACCTAGAAATAAAGGTACATTTATTATACGTTTTGGTACATTTTACACAAGAAAATAG